The sequence AAAAAACTTAAAATCTGTGAGATTTAGGCAGCAACCTTCGGAGCGAGCTCAGCCGCGCCTTCCATATAGACGCTGATGAACTTGCCCTTGCGGCCCTTGTCCTCAAACTTTACAAAGCCTTCGATGAGCGAAAAAAGCGTGTCGTCCTTTCCGCGGCCGACGTTTTTGCCGGGCTTCCATTTGGTGCCACGCTGGCGGGCAATGATGTTACCGCCGAGCACGTGTTCGCCGCCAAACTTCTTAAGGCCAAGCCGCTGCGCGTTCGAATCGCGGCCGTTACGTGATGAACCTACACCTTTCTTATGTGCCATAACTAATTCCTCGTGTTGCCGTCCGGCTGAGCATTAAAGCTTTTCGATCTTGATCTCGGTATAACCCTGCCTGTGGCCTTGCTTACGCTTGTACTGCTTGCGACGCTTTTTCTTAAAAACGATGATCTTCTCGCCGCGGCCGTGGCTGACGACGGTCGCTTCGATGCTGCCTTCGCCGATCTTAACGTCCGAACCCGCTCCCGAGACCAAAGCGGGAATCGACACCGTGCTTCCGGCCTCAGCGTCTATCGTCGGCACGCGAAGAACTTGGCCTGCCTCGACCGAAAACTGCTTGCCGCCTGTTTTAACTATTGCAAAGCTCATCTTTATTTCACCGCTAATTGCTGAAGTGAATTCCGGCAGTCGCCGAAAAACTCAAATAATATCGAAACTGAGGCAATAAGTCAATCCAAACCGGCCCTGATCGAGGGCTAAAGATTTTCTCGCTCCGGTAGCGTGAATCTGTGATATATTCGCCCCAAAAAACAAAGGAGGAACTTAAAAATGGAACAGGCAATGGGTGAAATCGTTCAACAGCCCCAGACTGCCGAAGCGAAGGTCGCGGCAATGGAACGCGGAGCCAGTTGGTTTTTCTGGATCTCGGCCCTTTCGGTCATCAACTCGCTTTCGGTAACTTTCGGCGGGCTGTCCGATATGCTCTTCGGCCTCGGCGGAACGCGGGTCGTGGACGAAACCTTCCGGCAGAGCACACTCGCCGGAGTCAACTCGGCCGGACTCTCGTTCAACTTGGCGATCGCCGGCCTTTTCGCTCTTCTCGGCTTCTACGCAAGGAAGGGAAGCGACATTGCATTTGTTCTAGGGATATTCCTCTACGCGATCGATGCGATGATCCTTATCGGTTTCCGCGATGTCTTCGCCTTCGGCTTCCATCTCGTCGCGTTGTTCTATATGTTCAACGGGTTGCTTGCGAGCCGACGCAGGCTGGATCCTTCGGTCTAGCTTGTTTCAGATGACGGACGGGTCGATAACGACGCCGATGAACGGCAGATTGCGATATCGGCCCGCCGCGTCCAGTCCATAACCGACGACGAACTCGTTCGGTATCGTAAAGCCGATATAGTCGATCTTGAGCTCTTTCTTGACCCGCGGTTCCGGTTTATCGAGAAACGTGGCGAGCCGGATCGAGTTCGCTCCTCGCGAGCCCAGGATCTCAAGCAGCCGTGTTAGCGTCAGGCCGGTATCGACAATATCTTCGACCACCAGAACGTCTTTCCCACGGATCGGATTGCTCAGGTCTTTTGTGATCTCGACATCGCCCGACGACACCGTCCCGTCCTTATAGCTCGAAACGGACATAAAATCGATCGAGAGCGGCAGGTCGATGGCCCGCATCAGGTCTGCCATAAAGACGCACGAGCCCTTTAGCACGCCGACAAGTATTAATTCCTTTCCGGCATAATCGGCCGAGATCTGCTCGCCGAGCTCGGTTATTTTCGCCGCGATCTCGTCGGCCGAGAACATCACGCGAAGGTTCGGGTTCGAAAACTCTGTGGCTGCGGGCTTCGCACTTTCATTCGACATAATCTTGAGTGGTTGAACGGATAGGATTTTAGCAATACTATTCAAAGGTCGGGCCGGATTCAAGTTGTCGGCCCATGCACCAGTATGAACCGAAGTTCCGTCAGCCGCGAAGAGATAAAGCAAATGGTCCGCCGAGTGCTTGATGCATCCGGAACCGCCGGTGTGCAGACGGAGGTGTCTTACACTGCGGAGCCTGAGCATGTTCTGGTCAATTCGCTTAAGCCGCGGCAGGAGCGCTCTTTCGAAAGAGATGAATCCTCAAAATCTCTTTTGACCGAGGACGATATTCGCGGGCTTGTTGAAGGCGACCGTCTGCGGGTTTCGCCCGGGACGAAGTTTACGCCGTTGGCCGCCGACCTTATCCGCGAACGAGGGATCGAACTCGTAACCAAAGAGCCGAGAACAGCGAAGATTCTGGTTCGTTCCGTCGCGCTCGGAGCGGACCACGGCGGCTTTGAGTATAAGGAAAAAATAAAGGAGCATCTCTCCGGTCTTGGGCTCGCGATCCGCGATTTTGGTACGAACTCGAAAGAGGCCGTTGATTATCCCGACCACGCCGGAGCAGTTGCTGAGGCTGTAAGTCGCGGCCGGGCCGAGGTCGGCATCATCGTCGATGGAGCCGGGATCGGGAGTGCGATGACGGCGAATAAATTTCCCGGCGTGCGTGCGGCGGCGTGTTATTCGCCCGCTCTCGCAGCCAATTCACGCGAGCACAACGGGGCGAACGTGCTTACGCTCGGCAGCGGGCAGAACACGCTTGAGCAGGTGCTTTCGATCGTCGATACTTTTCTCTCGACGGAGCTAAGCGAGGAGCGGCACAAGCGGCGGGTGGCGAAGATCGCAGATATCGACCGGCAGTACCGGCGGTAAGTTCGAACAAAAATGTCTCAGGAAGCAAATTACGAAAGGCTGATCGAGCAGATCACTGACCTCGTCATCGCCAAGCTTGATGTCGGCCACGAAGCGGGCAGTTTTTGCCGTGCCGATGTTGCGCGCATCGTTGATGCCGGAGCCTCGCGGATCGGCATCGTGCTCGGCGAAACCGCGACCGCCCACGACTGGGCGAGCCTGATCGACCACACCCTGCTCAAGCCCGAGGCGAGCGATGCGGATATTCGCCGGCTCTGCGAGGAAGCGGCAAAGTATGGCTTTGCGTCCGTGTGTGTCAATCCGGCCTGGGTTAAGACGTCTGCCGAGATCCTCAGGGGTACGGCCATTCCGGTTTGCACCGTGATCGGCTTTCCGCTCGGGGCGACGCTGCCGGATGTGAAGGCTTTCGAGGCTCGCCGTGTGATCTTCAATGGTGCTCGCGAGGTCGATATGGTCATCAACATCGGCGCGCTCAAATCGGGCGACGACTGCGCGGTCGAGGACGACATCCGGGCCGTCGCATCGGCCGCTCATGAGAATGGCGTGCTCTGCAAGGTGATCATCGAGACGGCCCTGCTCACGGACGAAGAGAAGGTCCGAGCCTGCCTTGCGGCAAAAAATGCGGGTGCGGATTTCGTAAAGACCTCGACCGGATTTGCTAAAGGCGGAGCGACGGTTGACGACGTTGCCCTGATGAGGCGAACGGTCGGTTCCGGACTCGGCGTAAAAGCCTCCGGCGGCGTTAAAGGGATAGAGGACGCTAAGGCGATGGTCGCCGCCGGTGCAACGCGGATCGGTGCGAGCGTCGGCGTAAAGATCGCCCAGGAAGCCGACGGCGTGAAAAGCTCGACCCTGACAACCTCAGCGTATTAGCACGGCACTGTTCGTCGCCGCCGCAGTTTTCTCTGTACCCTCCGCGGAAAAACTCAGCGTCCTCCGCGTTAGAACTTGTCTAAACGTGAAGGACGCTGAGCTTACGCAGAGATCGCTGAAAGCAAGATCCGCAACCGATGGGCTAGCGATTACTCGCTGCCTTTTAGGCTGAAGTTGTAGTTGATCGAGCCCTTTGCCTTTATCGGCGTTCCATCAAACTCGAACGGGCGAAACCTCGATTTCCTCGCGGCGTCTTCGGCCGAGTCTCTCAGCATCTGGTGGCCGGAAACGGCCTTTGCCGATATCACCTCGCCATTCTCATCGATCTCGACCTCTACGACAACACGGCCTTCGATGTTCGAACGCCTCGCGATCTGCGAATAAATAGGCATGGACATCCTGATCGAGTTCGCGTTTGAAAGCACGCCGACATTGATAAACTCAGGCCGTTGCACTGGCTCTTCGACCGGTGGTTGCGCTTGCTCGGGCTGCGGCTTTGCTTCGGCTACAGGTTCGGCCTTCTTCGGTTCTTCGGCGGCTTCTACAGGCTGTGCGGCCTGCTTTGGCTCTTCAGGCTTATTCGAGGCGAGGGCGGCGACGGACCGTGCCAGTCCGGCACGTGCGGCAGAGTTTTCCGGGTCAAGCTCGAGAGCCTTTGAAAAATCGAGAATTGCCTTCGGAAGGTCGCCGAGCCTTTCGAACGCACTCGCCCGGTTGAAGTAGGCAGATGAGTCGCTCGGGCTCAATTCGATAACGCGATTGAAATCAGAGACCGAGCGGTCAAAGTTTTTGAGATTGAAATGCGTCCGGCCGCGGCCGATGAAGATCGTCGGGTCGTCCGTTTTCATTTCGGCAGCCTTGTCGAAGTCGGCGAGGGCAACAACGTATTCGCCCTTTGCCGAGTTCTCGATCGCTCGTCGCTGATAAAAGGTGTAGTCGGGCGGCGTCGGAGTCGGCACCGGTTTCGGCTTGAGCTGCTCTTCGCTTTTTGCCCGAATTGCTTCGATCAATTCGGGGCTCGCACCGGTCGCCTTAAGCTCGGTGGCGATCTGTTCGGTGTAAACGAACGTGATGCCCCTCTCGGCGACCGCAGCGGCGAGAATGCGGTTCCGGTCCTCGAGCGGGACCTTCTGCGACCGCAGTCCGATCATGAGATCTGCGAGGCTAAGCTGCGGCGTTTGGGCAAGCCCTTCGGTCGCTGAAACAGCGATCATGACAAGAATGGCCGCAGCAACGAGAGTTCTGCGTAACTTATTGAAGTGCGGTATTTTCTGGGCGTTCATATGCTTATGGTTTTGAGCCGCGGCCGGGAGGAATTGCCGGCCGGGAAGGTGCTATTCGGAATCGTTGATCAGGTCGTCAACAGTAACGGCCTTTTTCTTTTCGGGCGTAGGTTTGGGAGCTTCAGCGGTCTTCGGCTTTTCCCTTTCTTTGGCTGCCGCCGCCTGCTGTTTTCGGCGGGCCTCTTCTTGTGTGGCTACCGTTTGCGTTTCGGTCTCGCTTGGAGCGGCTTCGTTTAGAGTCTCAGGAGCTTGTTCTGCCACAACTGGTGCCGCGGGCTGCGAATCGGGCTGCGATTGGGCCGGCTGCGAAACTGTTGCCGCAGGTGAAACCGCGGGAGCGGTCGGGGCCTGGCCACCGGAGAGCAGAAGGAACCAGACCGCCGCTACCGCAATTGCAACAAAGGCACCGCCGCCGGCAATGATCGGAAGCATAGAGCGGGAAGCCGGCGGCTCTGAAAATGCAAAATCGGGTTCATCTTCGGTTGAAGAGAACTTGAACGGCGCCTCAAACGAGGCCGCGTCCGGTTCGCTCGTCTCTAGTGAAGGAATGTCCGTATAGGTGAAATCAGTCTCGAGCGGTGTTGCTGTCGATTCGACAACAGGCACCGGCTCCGCTTGCTGCGGAGCTTTGGTCTTCACCGAGGCGGCTACTACGTCCGCAACACGTGGCTGGGCGACCTGGCTTTGCGGTTTAGGCTCTGCGATCAAAGCGCCAAGCTCGATCTGCGGGGCTGCGACCGCGGGCTTGAACGGTGCGACCGGGATCTCGAGTAACTCGCTCGTTTGTGCGACGCCAATGGGCGCGACGACCGGTTCGCTCGGGAGCGATGCTGCGGCGACTTCGACCGCCGGTGTAATGCCCTTGTCCTCTTCAAATATCTTCCGAAGCCGATCGAGCCGCGTTGCTGCCGGCATCGCAACGTCTTCCGTAGTTGCCGCGGGAACCGGGGCGGACGTGGTCGGCT comes from Acidobacteriota bacterium and encodes:
- the deoC gene encoding deoxyribose-phosphate aldolase, producing MSQEANYERLIEQITDLVIAKLDVGHEAGSFCRADVARIVDAGASRIGIVLGETATAHDWASLIDHTLLKPEASDADIRRLCEEAAKYGFASVCVNPAWVKTSAEILRGTAIPVCTVIGFPLGATLPDVKAFEARRVIFNGAREVDMVINIGALKSGDDCAVEDDIRAVASAAHENGVLCKVIIETALLTDEEKVRACLAAKNAGADFVKTSTGFAKGGATVDDVALMRRTVGSGLGVKASGGVKGIEDAKAMVAAGATRIGASVGVKIAQEADGVKSSTLTTSAY
- the rpmA gene encoding 50S ribosomal protein L27, encoding MAHKKGVGSSRNGRDSNAQRLGLKKFGGEHVLGGNIIARQRGTKWKPGKNVGRGKDDTLFSLIEGFVKFEDKGRKGKFISVYMEGAAELAPKVAA
- the rpiB gene encoding ribose 5-phosphate isomerase B, which produces MVRRVLDASGTAGVQTEVSYTAEPEHVLVNSLKPRQERSFERDESSKSLLTEDDIRGLVEGDRLRVSPGTKFTPLAADLIRERGIELVTKEPRTAKILVRSVALGADHGGFEYKEKIKEHLSGLGLAIRDFGTNSKEAVDYPDHAGAVAEAVSRGRAEVGIIVDGAGIGSAMTANKFPGVRAAACYSPALAANSREHNGANVLTLGSGQNTLEQVLSIVDTFLSTELSEERHKRRVAKIADIDRQYRR
- the hpt gene encoding hypoxanthine phosphoribosyltransferase, which encodes MSNESAKPAATEFSNPNLRVMFSADEIAAKITELGEQISADYAGKELILVGVLKGSCVFMADLMRAIDLPLSIDFMSVSSYKDGTVSSGDVEITKDLSNPIRGKDVLVVEDIVDTGLTLTRLLEILGSRGANSIRLATFLDKPEPRVKKELKIDYIGFTIPNEFVVGYGLDAAGRYRNLPFIGVVIDPSVI
- the rplU gene encoding 50S ribosomal protein L21, producing MSFAIVKTGGKQFSVEAGQVLRVPTIDAEAGSTVSIPALVSGAGSDVKIGEGSIEATVVSHGRGEKIIVFKKKRRKQYKRKQGHRQGYTEIKIEKL
- a CDS encoding TonB family protein, with the translated sequence MIAVSATEGLAQTPQLSLADLMIGLRSQKVPLEDRNRILAAAVAERGITFVYTEQIATELKATGASPELIEAIRAKSEEQLKPKPVPTPTPPDYTFYQRRAIENSAKGEYVVALADFDKAAEMKTDDPTIFIGRGRTHFNLKNFDRSVSDFNRVIELSPSDSSAYFNRASAFERLGDLPKAILDFSKALELDPENSAARAGLARSVAALASNKPEEPKQAAQPVEAAEEPKKAEPVAEAKPQPEQAQPPVEEPVQRPEFINVGVLSNANSIRMSMPIYSQIARRSNIEGRVVVEVEIDENGEVISAKAVSGHQMLRDSAEDAARKSRFRPFEFDGTPIKAKGSINYNFSLKGSE